The Anabaena sp. WA102 genome contains a region encoding:
- a CDS encoding helix-turn-helix domain-containing protein, with amino-acid sequence MPHIIPNHSCVGCDNCRPLCPTGAIKIKDDEYWVDPALCNNCDGYYSQPQCVIACPTNAPIPVHAKKGRCKIEPRDVTSPDLFSNGKNNPFASAIVIWEACNLLAQRTSLQWEKDEEGNLHYSRSVNQGRGTISFHLQDLFPVNNRANNSQAIDYLDIRAACIHLIFAAQITALDQPWEEEFTIDERQIEQYLGLEKRKDLSKSAKLGLIKNIVSQTCSLMVSIDWPQQGRVPSFSIKDSYLWNLTDTQHHFQEDDQGCKYLVGLTFTIKAGIWTKHFFNRQGCKERTTFYQYGSLPKTLLTTVMSLWQQHEGAVRLMLWLLFKTKMGREQRITIPTLLRVAYGEEKVTQASRHREERKRLLKAYENDLEVLNHYGVKPLFDPVTYPPEIQPLWAKLVDIPEDPEEALEFWINDGSGENRLTDSGPRGKWNLLLNARILSFELPTDWENRSESDKKQRRSTKAKSNHQQTGNLLGEEVMEGRKKMNLSQRELAKLMEKSQSWIRDVEKGRLKAKLDDQMLLRQLLDIS; translated from the coding sequence ATGCCGCATATAATTCCTAACCACAGTTGCGTGGGATGTGACAACTGCCGACCCCTATGTCCTACGGGTGCAATTAAAATCAAAGATGATGAATATTGGGTTGATCCTGCCCTTTGTAATAATTGTGATGGCTATTATTCACAACCACAATGTGTAATTGCCTGTCCCACAAATGCGCCTATTCCTGTACACGCCAAAAAAGGAAGATGTAAAATTGAACCACGAGATGTTACCAGTCCAGATTTATTTTCTAATGGTAAGAATAACCCCTTCGCTTCAGCCATAGTTATCTGGGAAGCTTGTAATTTACTAGCACAACGAACATCTTTACAATGGGAAAAAGATGAGGAAGGTAACTTACATTACAGTCGCTCAGTTAATCAAGGACGAGGGACAATTTCCTTTCATCTTCAAGACCTATTTCCAGTTAACAACCGTGCTAATAATTCACAAGCAATTGATTATTTAGACATCCGGGCTGCTTGTATTCATCTTATTTTCGCCGCTCAAATTACAGCCTTAGATCAACCTTGGGAAGAAGAATTTACCATTGATGAACGACAAATTGAACAGTATTTGGGCTTAGAAAAACGTAAAGACCTCAGCAAAAGTGCCAAACTCGGTTTAATTAAAAATATCGTCTCTCAGACTTGTTCTCTCATGGTTTCTATTGACTGGCCACAACAAGGTAGAGTTCCCAGTTTTTCCATTAAAGATAGTTATTTATGGAATTTGACAGATACCCAACACCATTTTCAAGAAGATGATCAAGGTTGTAAATATTTAGTGGGACTGACATTTACAATTAAAGCTGGGATTTGGACTAAACATTTCTTCAACAGACAAGGATGCAAAGAACGAACCACATTTTATCAATATGGCAGTCTTCCCAAAACTTTACTCACCACAGTTATGAGTCTGTGGCAACAACACGAAGGTGCTGTTAGACTTATGCTTTGGTTATTGTTTAAAACAAAAATGGGGAGAGAACAACGCATCACTATTCCTACCTTGCTGCGCGTTGCTTATGGTGAGGAAAAAGTGACCCAAGCTTCCAGACACAGGGAAGAACGGAAACGCCTACTTAAAGCCTATGAAAATGATTTAGAAGTTCTCAATCATTATGGAGTCAAGCCATTATTTGATCCTGTTACCTATCCCCCGGAAATTCAGCCCCTGTGGGCAAAATTAGTAGATATACCGGAAGATCCAGAGGAAGCGTTAGAATTTTGGATTAATGATGGTAGTGGTGAAAATCGCCTCACAGACAGCGGACCACGTGGTAAATGGAATTTACTTCTGAACGCACGCATTTTATCTTTTGAACTCCCGACCGATTGGGAAAATCGTTCAGAATCAGATAAAAAACAACGTCGCTCCACTAAAGCAAAAAGCAATCATCAACAAACAGGTAATTTGCTAGGGGAAGAGGTTATGGAAGGACGAAAAAAAATGAACCTCTCCCAAAGGGAACTAGCCAAGTTGATGGAAAAAAGCCAAAGCTGGATTCGTGATGTGGAAAAAGGGCGCTTAAAAGCTAAACTAGACGATCAAATGCTCTTGAGACAATTGCTAGATATTTCATAA